A part of Dysgonomonadaceae bacterium zrk40 genomic DNA contains:
- the arsC gene encoding arsenate reductase (glutaredoxin) (This arsenate reductase requires both glutathione and glutaredoxin to convert arsenate to arsenite, after which the efflux transporter formed by ArsA and ArsB can extrude the arsenite from the cell, providing resistance.): MKAIIFHNPACGTSRNTLAMIEASGETPTVMEYLKTPPNRERLIELISIMAITPRELLRRKGTPFEELNLDDPTLSDDQLIDAMMAHPILINRPIVVTEKGARLCRPSERVLELLANPVAVFTKEDGDVVRFGGATQ; the protein is encoded by the coding sequence TTGAAAGCGATAATCTTTCACAATCCGGCATGCGGAACCTCCCGAAATACCCTAGCGATGATCGAGGCGTCAGGCGAAACCCCGACCGTGATGGAATACCTAAAGACCCCACCCAATCGTGAACGGCTGATCGAGCTGATTTCGATAATGGCGATCACGCCAAGAGAGTTGCTGCGCCGCAAGGGAACGCCTTTTGAGGAACTCAATCTTGATGATCCGACGCTGAGTGATGATCAACTGATCGATGCAATGATGGCGCACCCGATCCTGATCAATCGTCCAATTGTGGTGACAGAAAAAGGTGCGCGGTTATGCCGGCCTTCAGAGCGGGTTCTTGAACTGCTGGCAAACCCGGTGGCGGTGTTTACCAAGGAAGACGGCGATGTGGTACGCTTCGGCGGGGCAACTCAATGA
- a CDS encoding helix-turn-helix transcriptional regulator, with the protein MEISIVTASFSALSQETRLEAFRLLVRHEPDGLPAGEIARQLSVPHNTMSAHLAVLSRAGWVISRRQSRSIIYRANLEHMQETLRFLVRDCCAGHPEVCEPFSAALSEGGLNDKRRSENA; encoded by the coding sequence ATGGAAATAAGCATCGTCACCGCGAGTTTTAGCGCGCTTTCCCAAGAGACCCGTCTTGAGGCGTTTCGTCTCCTTGTTCGCCATGAACCCGACGGGCTCCCTGCCGGGGAGATCGCGCGTCAATTATCTGTACCGCACAACACCATGTCGGCACATCTTGCGGTGCTTTCACGGGCAGGATGGGTGATATCGCGCCGACAGAGCCGCTCAATCATCTATCGCGCCAATCTCGAGCACATGCAGGAAACTCTGCGTTTTCTGGTCCGCGACTGCTGCGCTGGCCACCCAGAAGTTTGCGAGCCGTTTTCGGCGGCTCTGAGTGAAGGTGGCCTCAACGACAAAAGAAGGAGCGAGAACGCTTGA
- a CDS encoding conjugal transfer protein TraD, whose translation MSSDLLTLRRTLSNLQSEFRKMRKRERSEDTRHKIELGGLVIKASLGDEDRAYILGVLLTGNRRKGDARLREQMIKLGREALRQ comes from the coding sequence ATGAGCAGCGACCTTCTGACCTTGCGCAGAACGCTTAGCAACCTGCAAAGCGAGTTTAGAAAAATGCGCAAGCGCGAACGAAGCGAAGACACCCGTCACAAGATCGAGCTTGGTGGATTGGTCATCAAAGCAAGCCTCGGAGATGAGGACCGCGCCTACATTCTTGGCGTTCTGCTGACAGGAAATCGGAGAAAGGGCGACGCTCGACTTCGCGAACAAATGATCAAGCTAGGTCGCGAGGCGTTACGCCAATGA
- a CDS encoding arsenic transporter yields the protein MLALAIFVVTLVLVIWQPKGLGIGWSALGGALVALLTGVVHPDDIVVVWDIVWDATFTFVALIIISLILDEAGFFAWAALNVARWGNGRGHLLFPLVVILGAIIAAFFANDGAALLLTPIVIAILLRLNFGPPAALAFIIATGFIADTASLPLVISNLVNIVSANYFDIGFDRYAAVMVPVNFVSLAATLAVLWLAFGRRIPKHYSVESLDPPHMAVKDPLVFRAAFPLLAVLLAAYFVTAPLGIPIAFVTGTGAVLLMAIAGRWWQAGRGAIVSVSDALRGAPWQIVLFSIGMYLVVYGFGNAGLTNYGALAIEWLAQHGEFVATLGTGVLSAIAASIMNNMPSTLVGALSIDRANVPAATRELMIYANVIGNDLGPKFTPIGSLATLLWLHVLAGKGYRIGWGQYMKIGLLITPPVLLASLVALAFWLPALPPSP from the coding sequence ATGTTGGCACTGGCTATTTTTGTCGTCACCCTGGTTCTGGTGATCTGGCAGCCGAAAGGTCTGGGGATTGGTTGGAGCGCGCTCGGCGGCGCTTTGGTGGCACTGCTGACGGGCGTGGTGCATCCGGACGATATCGTCGTGGTATGGGATATCGTCTGGGATGCCACTTTCACTTTCGTGGCGCTGATTATCATTTCGCTGATCCTGGACGAAGCTGGGTTCTTCGCGTGGGCAGCGCTGAATGTGGCACGTTGGGGCAACGGACGCGGCCATTTGCTTTTCCCGCTTGTCGTTATACTGGGGGCGATCATTGCTGCGTTCTTTGCCAATGACGGCGCAGCCCTTCTGCTGACGCCCATTGTCATCGCTATTCTCCTGCGCCTGAATTTTGGGCCGCCGGCGGCGTTGGCCTTCATCATCGCGACCGGGTTCATCGCAGACACGGCAAGCCTGCCGCTGGTGATCTCCAACCTCGTCAATATCGTCAGTGCCAACTATTTTGATATCGGGTTCGACCGCTACGCGGCGGTCATGGTCCCTGTGAATTTTGTTTCCCTGGCAGCAACACTGGCCGTGCTCTGGTTGGCATTCGGCCGTCGAATTCCCAAACACTACTCCGTCGAGAGCCTGGACCCGCCGCACATGGCCGTCAAGGATCCACTGGTCTTCCGGGCTGCGTTTCCCTTGCTGGCCGTGCTGCTTGCCGCCTATTTCGTGACGGCCCCGCTAGGCATTCCCATCGCGTTTGTGACAGGTACTGGCGCAGTTCTGCTCATGGCAATTGCCGGGCGCTGGTGGCAGGCCGGCCGCGGTGCAATCGTCTCCGTATCGGACGCGCTTCGCGGCGCCCCCTGGCAGATCGTTCTGTTCTCAATCGGCATGTATCTCGTCGTCTACGGGTTTGGCAATGCGGGGCTGACGAATTACGGCGCCCTGGCGATTGAGTGGTTGGCGCAACATGGTGAGTTTGTCGCCACGCTGGGCACCGGCGTGCTTTCCGCCATCGCAGCCTCCATCATGAACAATATGCCCTCGACATTGGTCGGTGCATTGTCTATCGATCGGGCCAACGTGCCTGCGGCAACGCGGGAGTTGATGATCTACGCCAACGTCATTGGCAATGATCTGGGGCCCAAATTCACCCCGATCGGCAGTCTCGCGACCTTGCTCTGGCTCCATGTGCTGGCCGGAAAGGGCTACAGGATTGGCTGGGGCCAGTATATGAAAATCGGTCTTCTGATAACACCGCCGGTATTGCTGGCAAGCCTGGTCGCCCTGGCTTTCTGGCTACCGGCTCTACCGCCATCGCCATAG
- a CDS encoding antitoxin VbhA family protein: MASTLEKMRISDAEMEKRRRLVNSADHSNAMEGLKRDPATDHIFEAFIRGDIDADDIDTMLDEFRAANG, from the coding sequence ATGGCGAGCACCCTTGAAAAGATGCGCATCTCCGATGCCGAGATGGAAAAGCGGCGCCGGCTGGTCAACAGCGCCGATCATTCCAATGCCATGGAAGGCCTGAAGCGCGATCCTGCCACCGATCACATTTTCGAGGCTTTCATTCGTGGTGATATCGACGCCGATGATATCGACACCATGCTCGATGAATTTCGCGCCGCCAACGGATGA
- a CDS encoding putative addiction module antidote protein encodes MAKEVFSRFDAADYLKTNEDIAAFLDAAMEEGGDDPEYIAVVLGTIARSRNMSQLARDTGLSREGLSRALSGNGNPTMATLMKVAKALDLKIQVVAAPSAGAASSASEHRAAS; translated from the coding sequence ATGGCAAAGGAAGTTTTTAGCCGTTTCGATGCGGCCGATTACCTGAAAACCAACGAAGACATTGCGGCCTTCCTGGATGCCGCGATGGAAGAAGGCGGAGACGATCCTGAATATATCGCTGTCGTTCTTGGAACCATTGCGCGGTCGCGCAATATGAGCCAGCTGGCGCGTGACACCGGGCTTTCTCGGGAAGGTCTTTCACGCGCGCTGTCCGGCAACGGAAATCCGACAATGGCAACCTTGATGAAAGTGGCCAAAGCGCTCGATCTTAAAATTCAGGTTGTTGCAGCACCGTCTGCAGGGGCAGCTTCGAGCGCTTCAGAACATCGAGCCGCTTCCTAA
- a CDS encoding Fic family protein, giving the protein MTNYTYENGTLKNIYGITDADKLSAVEAERVAARLVTLQFGAGPAPTFDGQYLKGLHQHLFEKVYEWAGRTRDELVQLSDGTVATMPTMQKIDGEQFAIGPAISSALDRFSEDLRGQNFLRGLDRETFADQAAGYFNRLNSIHPFREGNGRTQRAFMIALAKNAGHELSFDVVSAERMAQASIAGHERGDVDAFKRMFREISDPERVQALEKAQNFLTSQGFDWQNRYMATTEPGRRYDGVLVGVGGSDFMMHDKQNILVGKTKDLPRPLPEQGQHVTFETPQKTPANARESRGRDDDFGHGLS; this is encoded by the coding sequence ATGACGAACTACACCTACGAAAACGGCACCCTCAAGAACATCTATGGCATAACCGATGCTGACAAGCTGTCAGCTGTGGAGGCCGAACGCGTTGCTGCTCGTTTGGTTACCCTGCAATTTGGCGCCGGCCCGGCCCCGACATTCGATGGCCAATACTTGAAGGGTTTACATCAGCACCTCTTCGAGAAGGTCTACGAATGGGCCGGGCGAACCCGCGATGAGCTGGTTCAGCTTTCTGATGGCACTGTCGCGACCATGCCGACCATGCAGAAGATCGACGGTGAGCAATTTGCGATTGGCCCGGCCATTTCCAGCGCACTGGACCGGTTTTCCGAGGACCTGCGCGGTCAGAACTTCCTGCGCGGCCTGGACCGAGAGACGTTTGCCGACCAGGCGGCAGGCTATTTCAATCGGCTCAACTCGATTCATCCGTTTCGCGAAGGCAATGGCCGGACGCAGAGGGCGTTCATGATCGCGCTGGCGAAGAACGCCGGTCACGAACTGAGCTTCGATGTCGTGTCGGCCGAGCGCATGGCGCAGGCCAGCATTGCCGGTCATGAACGCGGCGATGTCGATGCTTTCAAGCGAATGTTCCGCGAGATTTCTGATCCGGAACGCGTGCAGGCGTTGGAGAAGGCACAGAATTTCCTGACCTCGCAAGGCTTTGACTGGCAAAATCGCTATATGGCAACGACCGAGCCTGGCCGCCGCTATGATGGCGTTCTGGTCGGGGTCGGTGGCTCGGATTTCATGATGCATGACAAGCAGAATATTCTCGTCGGCAAGACAAAGGACCTGCCAAGGCCTCTGCCCGAGCAAGGGCAGCATGTGACGTTCGAAACGCCACAGAAGACCCCTGCGAACGCCCGAGAGAGTAGGGGGCGTGACGACGACTTTGGGCACGGCCTCAGCTAA
- a CDS encoding WGR domain-containing protein produces the protein MLGQLDLFPTEVLLRRIEPATNKWRFYHLSIEGGLFGDWCLVRRWGRIGTSGQLKLDWFTSAGQAHDALAILEQSKRKRGYRD, from the coding sequence ATGCTGGGACAGCTTGATCTTTTCCCGACTGAAGTGCTCCTGCGCCGCATCGAGCCGGCCACGAATAAGTGGCGGTTCTATCATCTCAGCATTGAGGGCGGCCTGTTCGGAGACTGGTGCCTTGTGCGCCGCTGGGGCCGGATCGGGACCAGCGGTCAGCTGAAGCTCGATTGGTTCACCTCGGCCGGACAGGCCCATGACGCACTCGCCATTCTGGAGCAAAGCAAGCGCAAGCGTGGCTACCGCGACTGA
- a CDS encoding type IV secretion system DNA-binding domain-containing protein, whose product MITKPRRSEFAILLYAGLFLVGISALVWVCFFALRSWNAPNGSAYRLSVSQAIDCLTFWSSDLCRSHFIQALGYVPADLAKLQWLLAAMLVAGNLAIAIGGYIAFLMPPDKWIKSGRTVAGMPELLRAAKAEKIDKRDGLHWFNGWRLALEREVRHFIIFGSIGGGKTQTMIGLIVSAIARHDKVLVFDIKGDFTEKLPPTDKGDGSRVQPIIIAPQDRRSHVWDIAKDLRIAEDAVELATRLIPESRDRFFSNSARAVLAACTIRLMHENPGRWTWADLVAETRRDHLELLEVAHRYHPDAVRFLDADYRQVASTLSTLTADTNTLRLLATAWANYEGLERFSLRDWLLYKTDRRTVILQKSGRFSDQSDGWISAFLTIASGIVSDPELGDAKLRRIWFFVDEFAQLPKISRFSALLDIGRSKGVCVCLGVQDIAQIRDTYGRERADAWMSIVGTKIIAKVNSGPTAQRLESDVGQATVVYNRREPRGNGLEWVRDERRENTIERSEFETQLGPRKNGIDVLVTGVGEDVYKVRVPYTTLPHARDAQAPAQWTLDLITASRLEGFTTDDDTETGQTDSDANYPKEAIDVLKGMDPVDTPRNTAMIEGDTHDLFDGQLPGI is encoded by the coding sequence ATGATCACCAAACCCAGACGTTCCGAATTTGCTATTCTGCTCTATGCCGGTCTCTTCCTTGTGGGCATCTCGGCACTTGTCTGGGTTTGTTTTTTTGCGCTTCGTTCATGGAACGCCCCGAACGGATCGGCCTACCGCCTATCAGTTTCGCAGGCGATCGACTGCCTCACATTCTGGTCCTCCGATCTTTGCCGAAGTCACTTCATTCAGGCACTCGGCTACGTCCCGGCCGATCTGGCTAAACTGCAATGGTTGTTGGCTGCCATGCTTGTGGCAGGAAACCTTGCCATTGCGATCGGCGGCTATATTGCCTTCCTCATGCCACCGGATAAATGGATCAAGTCCGGCCGGACCGTCGCAGGCATGCCCGAACTGCTACGAGCCGCAAAAGCCGAAAAGATCGACAAGAGGGACGGCCTTCATTGGTTCAATGGATGGCGGCTGGCGCTCGAACGCGAGGTGCGACACTTCATCATCTTTGGCTCCATTGGCGGCGGCAAGACACAGACCATGATCGGGCTGATCGTCTCTGCAATCGCGCGACATGACAAGGTTCTCGTCTTCGATATCAAGGGAGACTTTACCGAGAAGCTGCCTCCAACGGACAAGGGAGATGGTTCCAGGGTGCAGCCAATCATCATCGCTCCACAGGATCGGCGTTCCCATGTTTGGGATATCGCCAAGGATCTGCGCATTGCAGAGGATGCCGTTGAGCTGGCCACGCGACTGATCCCTGAATCAAGAGATCGGTTCTTTTCCAACTCGGCCCGTGCCGTGCTGGCCGCGTGCACCATACGCCTTATGCATGAGAACCCCGGAAGGTGGACGTGGGCCGATCTGGTAGCAGAGACGCGCCGTGACCACCTTGAACTTCTTGAGGTCGCGCATCGCTATCACCCCGACGCGGTTCGCTTTCTGGATGCTGACTATCGACAAGTCGCCTCGACGCTTTCGACGCTCACCGCTGATACGAACACGCTGCGTCTGCTGGCAACGGCGTGGGCGAATTATGAAGGTCTGGAACGTTTTTCGTTGCGCGACTGGCTGCTCTACAAAACAGATCGGCGCACCGTCATCCTGCAGAAGTCTGGCCGGTTTTCTGACCAATCTGACGGCTGGATCAGCGCGTTTCTTACCATTGCCTCCGGCATCGTGTCCGATCCGGAACTTGGCGATGCCAAGCTCCGTCGCATCTGGTTTTTCGTGGATGAGTTTGCCCAACTGCCGAAGATCAGCCGGTTTTCCGCGCTACTGGATATCGGACGATCGAAGGGGGTTTGCGTGTGTCTCGGCGTGCAGGATATTGCACAGATCCGTGACACCTATGGGCGCGAACGCGCCGACGCGTGGATGTCGATCGTCGGAACAAAGATCATCGCCAAAGTGAATTCGGGACCGACCGCGCAGCGACTTGAAAGCGATGTCGGTCAGGCCACCGTGGTCTATAACCGTCGTGAGCCACGTGGAAACGGGCTGGAATGGGTGCGCGACGAGCGGCGCGAGAACACGATTGAGCGTTCCGAATTCGAGACGCAGCTCGGGCCTCGCAAGAACGGTATCGATGTCCTCGTCACCGGCGTTGGCGAGGACGTCTACAAGGTGCGCGTTCCCTATACCACCCTCCCGCATGCGCGCGATGCCCAAGCGCCAGCGCAATGGACCCTCGACCTTATCACCGCCAGCCGACTTGAAGGTTTCACGACTGACGACGATACTGAGACCGGTCAGACGGACAGTGACGCAAACTATCCGAAAGAGGCCATTGACGTTCTCAAGGGAATGGATCCGGTCGACACGCCCAGGAACACAGCGATGATAGAAGGCGACACGCACGACCTGTTCGACGGGCAACTGCCGGGGATCTGA
- the arsH gene encoding arsenical resistance protein ArsH, whose translation MSGTERLDDLPNIDPDKLRPIDVDLLAGPDAPRHPPRILVLYGSLRERSFSRLASEEAMRLLHWYGCEVRTFKPSGLPLPDDADTDHPKVQELRDLAQWSEGMLWVSPERHGAMTGIMKTQIDWIPLSLGGIRPTQGKTLAVMEVSGGSQSFNAVNQMRILGRWMRMITIPNQSSVPKAFTEFDEAGRMKPSPLYMRIVDVCEELVKFTWLTRGRSAYLTDRYSERVESAEELSRRVNQNTH comes from the coding sequence ATGAGCGGGACTGAACGCCTCGATGACCTGCCGAATATCGATCCGGACAAGTTACGTCCAATTGACGTCGATCTGCTGGCGGGTCCGGATGCGCCTCGCCATCCCCCCAGGATTCTGGTGCTTTACGGCTCGCTGCGCGAGCGCTCCTTTTCACGCCTGGCCTCCGAAGAGGCGATGAGACTATTGCACTGGTACGGCTGCGAAGTGCGCACCTTCAAACCCTCGGGTCTACCTCTGCCTGACGATGCGGATACCGACCACCCGAAAGTCCAGGAGTTGCGCGATCTCGCCCAATGGTCCGAGGGCATGCTGTGGGTCAGCCCCGAGCGGCATGGCGCGATGACCGGCATCATGAAGACGCAGATCGACTGGATACCGCTATCGCTGGGCGGTATCCGGCCCACCCAGGGCAAGACACTGGCGGTCATGGAGGTTTCGGGCGGCAGCCAGAGCTTCAATGCCGTCAACCAGATGCGAATCCTCGGGCGCTGGATGCGTATGATCACCATCCCCAATCAATCATCCGTACCCAAAGCTTTCACCGAGTTTGACGAAGCCGGGCGCATGAAGCCTTCCCCCCTCTATATGCGTATCGTCGATGTGTGTGAGGAACTCGTGAAGTTCACCTGGCTGACGCGCGGCAGGTCTGCCTATCTCACTGACCGTTATTCAGAGCGCGTCGAGAGTGCTGAGGAGCTCTCTCGACGCGTCAACCAGAACACGCACTGA
- a CDS encoding IS110 family transposase — MSLENIAVVGLDLAKNVFQIHAVDDTGCVVARRQLRRNQLLQFFEQIPRCLVGMEACSTSHFWARELGKLGFEVKLMPPVYVKPYVKRGKNDAADAEAICEAVTRPTMRFVPIKSCERQALLMQHKTRDLLVRHRTALINALRGHLAEFGIIAPQGAMGVKTALEALHAARDELPAPAVQALEHIRNQLQELSQKIAELDRIIIAWCRSDAAARRLMTIPGVGSLTAAAIAASVGDAAEFRSARQFAAWLGLTPRQNSSGGKERLGRISKQGDRTIRRLLVVGATAVVRRARLDASSFPWIARLLDRRPARLVSVAIANKTARIAWAILRREEVYRPATA, encoded by the coding sequence ATGTCTTTAGAGAATATCGCTGTCGTTGGTCTTGATCTGGCCAAGAACGTTTTTCAGATACATGCCGTTGATGACACTGGGTGTGTCGTTGCTCGCCGCCAACTCCGCCGAAATCAGTTGCTGCAATTCTTTGAACAGATCCCGCGTTGCCTAGTCGGTATGGAAGCCTGCTCGACTTCTCATTTCTGGGCGCGAGAACTCGGCAAGTTGGGCTTCGAGGTCAAGCTGATGCCGCCAGTATATGTGAAGCCCTATGTCAAACGCGGGAAGAACGATGCTGCAGACGCCGAGGCGATCTGCGAAGCGGTCACACGCCCTACGATGCGTTTCGTGCCGATCAAGAGCTGCGAGCGGCAAGCACTGCTAATGCAACACAAGACGCGAGATCTACTCGTTCGTCACCGAACTGCGCTCATCAATGCTCTCCGTGGCCACCTCGCGGAATTTGGCATTATTGCTCCGCAAGGAGCGATGGGCGTGAAGACCGCGCTCGAAGCGCTGCATGCGGCAAGGGATGAGCTACCCGCGCCAGCAGTGCAGGCGCTGGAACACATTCGAAACCAGCTACAGGAACTCAGTCAGAAGATTGCCGAGTTGGATCGCATTATCATTGCGTGGTGCAGGAGCGACGCGGCCGCCCGTCGCTTGATGACCATCCCTGGCGTAGGTTCACTGACGGCGGCGGCTATCGCCGCTTCGGTTGGGGATGCTGCGGAATTCAGATCGGCACGGCAATTCGCGGCCTGGCTCGGTCTGACGCCGCGACAGAACAGCAGTGGCGGGAAAGAACGGCTCGGCCGGATCAGCAAGCAGGGAGATCGAACCATCAGGCGATTGCTGGTGGTCGGAGCGACTGCGGTTGTTCGGCGAGCCCGCCTCGACGCATCTTCATTTCCGTGGATCGCACGGTTGCTGGATCGCAGACCTGCAAGGCTAGTGTCCGTGGCGATCGCCAACAAAACCGCGCGCATTGCGTGGGCTATTCTCAGACGGGAGGAAGTGTATCGGCCGGCAACGGCCTGA
- a CDS encoding helix-turn-helix domain-containing protein produces the protein MIDDMVGMLDALGHAERLHVFRVLVRRYPQSVAAGELAETLGYKRSTLSIYLSVLRRAGLVHQDRDGNSLLYSADLSGAKSLIGFLSEDCCRGRTNNDHRTIDFDANDHRRYNVLFVCTRNSARSIFAEVILRDTAPERFAAYSAGTSSHGAVHPLTLQVLEENGHEISELGTSSIAEFQKPTAPQMDFVFTVCDQAANEECPVWPGQPVTAHWGHPDPAAGVFSDEERLELFRQTYQAMRRRIQPFAQLPGPTLDRAALQEHVDDIGRLRLARV, from the coding sequence ATGATAGATGACATGGTCGGGATGCTCGATGCGCTCGGGCACGCCGAACGGCTCCACGTATTCCGCGTTCTGGTTCGACGATATCCGCAATCAGTGGCAGCCGGTGAACTGGCCGAAACACTTGGCTATAAACGCTCGACGCTTTCTATCTATCTATCGGTTCTGCGGCGTGCGGGTCTCGTCCATCAGGATCGCGACGGGAACTCGTTGTTGTACAGCGCCGATCTATCCGGCGCGAAGTCGCTGATAGGCTTCCTCTCGGAGGATTGTTGTCGGGGCCGAACAAACAATGACCATCGCACGATAGATTTCGACGCGAACGATCACCGCAGATATAATGTCCTGTTCGTCTGTACGCGCAATTCAGCGCGGTCAATCTTTGCCGAAGTCATCCTGCGTGACACCGCGCCTGAGCGGTTTGCAGCCTATTCCGCAGGCACATCGTCACATGGCGCGGTCCATCCCTTGACCCTGCAGGTTCTTGAAGAAAACGGACACGAGATTTCAGAACTGGGGACAAGCTCGATCGCCGAGTTTCAGAAGCCGACCGCGCCGCAAATGGACTTCGTTTTCACTGTGTGCGACCAGGCGGCCAATGAAGAATGCCCGGTCTGGCCCGGACAGCCGGTTACAGCGCATTGGGGTCACCCGGATCCTGCCGCGGGCGTTTTCAGCGATGAAGAACGCCTCGAATTGTTTCGCCAGACCTATCAGGCCATGCGCCGGCGCATTCAACCCTTCGCTCAACTCCCGGGACCGACCCTCGATCGCGCCGCCCTTCAGGAGCATGTTGACGATATCGGTAGGCTGCGCCTGGCCCGAGTCTGA
- a CDS encoding type II toxin-antitoxin system RelE/ParE family toxin: MVELIKTATFDHWLSSLKDRTVAAKVAARLVRLSMGNPGDVEPVGSGISELRIHYGKGYRVYYMRRGELIIVLLCGGDKSTQKKDIKAAKMLADEWKD; encoded by the coding sequence ATGGTCGAGTTAATCAAAACGGCAACATTTGATCACTGGCTTTCGAGCCTGAAGGATCGAACTGTGGCCGCAAAGGTCGCCGCCCGCCTCGTGCGACTTTCAATGGGCAATCCCGGTGATGTGGAGCCCGTGGGGTCGGGGATTTCCGAGCTCCGAATTCACTACGGCAAGGGATATCGAGTTTACTATATGAGGCGCGGCGAGTTGATTATCGTTTTGCTTTGCGGTGGCGACAAGTCGACGCAGAAAAAGGACATCAAGGCCGCAAAAATGCTGGCCGACGAATGGAAGGATTGA
- a CDS encoding winged helix-turn-helix domain-containing protein, translating to MEQRPGGRSDQPPENPQTRHVRPDIVLFNWVAPNDYGFNLCRSFKQDSATRQMPLIILSGSSGEEDKVKELELGADDYLSKPYSSSELAARLHVQLRRIDSGKVRPCLTFERIALDEDALRVYIEGRPVHLGPTEYRMLAAFMSRPGRPFTREQLLERAGRRKGDVDIRSVDVHIGRLRKVLNQKKTNYPLRTIRGIGYALG from the coding sequence TTGGAGCAACGGCCAGGCGGAAGGTCAGATCAACCGCCTGAAAACCCTCAAACGCGCCATGTACGGCCGGACATCGTCCTTTTCAATTGGGTCGCACCGAATGATTATGGCTTCAACCTGTGCCGCAGCTTCAAACAGGACAGCGCCACGAGGCAGATGCCGCTGATTATTCTGTCCGGCAGTTCCGGCGAGGAAGACAAGGTCAAGGAGCTTGAACTGGGCGCAGACGATTACCTGTCCAAACCCTACTCTTCATCAGAGCTGGCGGCGCGGCTCCATGTCCAGCTTCGTCGTATCGATTCCGGAAAGGTAAGGCCCTGCCTCACCTTTGAGCGCATCGCTCTGGATGAAGACGCGCTGCGGGTCTATATCGAAGGACGCCCCGTGCATCTCGGTCCAACCGAATATCGCATGCTTGCGGCCTTCATGAGTCGTCCTGGACGACCCTTCACCAGGGAACAGTTGTTGGAACGCGCCGGACGGCGCAAAGGCGATGTCGATATTCGCAGTGTGGATGTGCATATCGGCCGTCTGCGCAAGGTGCTCAACCAGAAGAAAACGAACTACCCGCTCCGAACAATCAGGGGAATAGGGTACGCCCTCGGCTAA
- a CDS encoding DUF736 family protein, producing the protein MADLINFIRFNDNGTLEGNIAALDFDFDITGEELNSTNPKAPVYRLYGVSPRGRKIEVGGIWRQTNQNGEEYLQLTAATPSRAFRANLGKFPGQDDDDLMTVIPWS; encoded by the coding sequence ATGGCAGACCTGATCAACTTCATCCGCTTCAACGACAACGGCACTTTGGAAGGCAACATCGCCGCACTGGACTTCGACTTCGACATCACTGGCGAAGAGCTCAACAGCACGAACCCGAAGGCGCCTGTCTACCGCTTGTATGGCGTTTCCCCGCGAGGTCGGAAGATCGAGGTTGGCGGCATCTGGCGTCAGACGAACCAGAACGGTGAAGAGTACCTGCAGCTGACTGCTGCGACCCCGAGCCGGGCGTTCCGTGCAAACCTCGGAAAGTTTCCCGGCCAGGACGATGATGACCTCATGACCGTGATCCCCTGGAGCTAA